The region CGACGGCACCCTGACCCTCAAGCGCAACGAGAACTACTGGGGCGAAGAGCGCAAGGGCAAGACGGAGACCATCGTCTTCAAGACCATCGCAGACACCGAAGCAGTCCAGGCCCTGGAGAACGGCGAGGTCGATATCATCGAGCCGTCCGGACCCACCGTTGACACCAAGACCGCCATCGAGAACATCGGCGAAACGGTCACCATGCTCACCGGCCCGGAACTGACCTTCAGCCACATTGACCTGGACCAGTCGGAGAACGGCGTGTTCAAGGACCTGGCCGTACGCCAGGCCTTCTCCAAGTGCGTACCGCGCGAGGACATTGTCGAGAAGTTCGCCAAGCCCATCGATGAAAACGCCACGGTGGACAACCTGCGCGAATACCAGCCGGGCCAGGAAGACTACGAAGAGGTCCTCGAAGGCGCTCCGTCCGCCAGCGAGTACGACGAAGTCGACCTCGAGGGCGCCAAGAAGCTGCTCGCCGATGCCGGCAAGACCGAACCCGTGTCGGTCCGCCTGATGTTCTCCTCCACGAGCCAGCTGCGCGCTGACATCGTCACCCTGATCAAGACCTCCTGCGACCAGGCCGGCTTCAACATTGTTCCCACCCCGGACCCCAAGTGGAGCGCCAAGCTCGCCGAGCCCGGAGCCTGGGACGCCATCCTGTTCGCCTGGGCCGGTTCCGGCCTGGCCGCCAGCGCACAGTCGATCTACGTCTCCGACGGCGAGCAGAACTACGGCAAGTTCGCCAACGCTGAACTCGACAAGCTCTGGGACCAGATCGCTACCTCCACTGACGAAGAAGAGGTCAAGGAACTGAAGACCAAGGCAGAGGAAATCCTCGCCGCCGAGGTCTACAACGTGGTCCTGTACGCGAACTCCGGTGTGGTTGCACACTCCTCCAAGCTGGAGAACGTGGAACTGAACCCGAGCCAGAACGGCATCACCTGGAACGCCTACAAGTGGACAAAGCAGGTCTAGCCGCAGCACCACGCTAGCCGCAGCATAAGCGGGGATGGGCAGACTCAAAGTCTGCCCATCCCCCTGCTTATGTCCGCGGCGTTCTTTAGTCCCACCCCAAGGAGCCCCACGGTGTTCTACTTCATTCTTAAAAGAGCGGTCACTTCGTTCTTTATCCTCCTGGCCGCCACGGCACTGATGTTTGTCCTGGCCGTCAACTCCGGCGATCCCCTCCATGACCTCGCCGAACTGCGCAACGACGACCGGGAATCCCGCATAGCCGCCCGTACCGAAGCCATGCACCTGGATCAGCCGATCCACATCCGCTATCTGCTCTGGCTGCAGGAAATCGGCCGCTGCATCATGCCCGGCGGCGCACAGTGCACGCTGGGCCTGGACCGCGTGGGCAACCCCGTCATCGAGCAGCTGCAATCCGCCGCCGGTTCAACCTTCCGTCTGGTGGTCGTAGCAACGGTGCTCGCGATCATCCTGGGCGTGCTTATCGGTGTTGTTACCGCCCTGCGGCAGTACAGCGTGTTCGACTACTCGATCACGTTCGTTGCCTTCCTCCTGTTCTCCATGCCGCTCTTCTGGCTTTCCACACTCCTCAAGCAGTACCTCGCCATCGGTCTCAACACCTGGCTGGAGAATCCAACCATGTCCTATCTGGGCATAGTGCTGCTGGGGTTGGTGGCCGGGGTGATCTGGATGGTTGTCGTCGGCGGCGACCGCCGACGCCGCATCCAGGTATTCGCAGTATCGGCCGTGGCAACTTCGGGGACCATGCTCGTGCTGCTGATGTCCGGTTGGTTCAAAACCCCCGGCTTCGGTCCCGTCGGCATCCTGGTGAGCGCCTTCGCCATCGCCCTCGGAGTCACGGCATTGTTCGCCGGGTTCCGGCGTCACCGGATTGTCTACGCAGCCCTTGCTACGGCCGCAGCCGGTTTTGTCGGCTATCTGGTCACGATGGGCATCATGAAAGACCCGGACTGGCTGACCATTGCCGGCCTGGCACTGGTGACCGTTGCGGTTTCCGCTGCCATCGGGCATTTCGTGGGCGGACCGTACGCCAAGCAGACCCGGCAGATTACCGCCGTCGTCGGCCTGCTGATCGGTTTCATCGTGTTCCTGGATTCGCTCCTGCACGCCTACCCGACGCTGTCCCGCAAGACCGGCGGCCGGCCCATTCCCACTACCGGTTCCTCCACGCCCAACCTCGAGGGAACCTTCTGGGAAGTGAACCTGGATTATGCGCTGTACCTGGTGCTGCCGACCATCGCGATCATGCTGATTTCGTTTGCCATGTACACCCGCTACACCCGCGCCAGCCAGCTGGACGTCATGACCCAGGACTACATCCGCACCGCTCGGGCCAAGGGCCTCAGCGAGCGGACCGTCGTGGTCAAGCATGCGTTCCGCAACGCGATGATCCCGATCACGACCCTGATGGCCTTCGACTTCGCCGGCGTGCTCGGCGGCGCCGTGGTCACGGAATCGGTGTTCGGCTGGAACGGCATGGGCAAGATGTTCACCGACGGACTCACCAACGTGGACCCCAATGTCATCATGGCGTTCTTCCTCGTCACGGGCGTGGCCGCGGTGACCTTCAACATGCTGGCTGACATCGCGTACGCGTTCCTCGATCCGCGCATCAGCCTGAACTGATTGGTAGAGCAATGACTGATAACAAGATTCCCGCGGACGGGCCAAAGGAAAGCAGCCCGGAGCTGACGGCCATGACGCTGGAGAGCCAGCGGACCGTCACGGCGGACTCCCCCGCAACCAGGGGTGTCGTAGCTGAACCTAGAATCACCGAGGCCAAAAGCCAGTCCAAGCTGGTCCGCGAACGCTTCCTGCGGCATAAGGGCGCCATGGGCGGAATGATCGGCCTGCTCTTTATCGTGCTGCTGGCATTCTCCTCAATCGGCTTCAACGTCGGCCCGCTGCATATTCCGGGCTGGTGGCAGCACACCTTCTACGAGGTGCAGGAAACCGCCGACGGCGGGAAGCCCACCCTGTCCTGGACCGGGCTGGGCGACCACCCGTTCGGCCAGGACGCCCTGGGCCGGGACTACTTCGCGATGACCATGCGCGGGGCACAGATCTCCCTGATCATTGCCTTCATCGTGGGTATTGTCGGCACCGTCATCGGCACCGTCGTCGGTGCGCTGGCCGGCTATTACCGCGGCCGGGTCGAAGCCGTCCTGATGCGCTTCACCGACGTCATCATCACCATCCCGCTCCTGGTGGTCGCCGCAGTGCTGGCCACCATCGTGGCCGACTTCGGAATCGTCGTCTTCGCGGTCTTCCTGGGCATGCTCACTTGGACCAACCTCGCCCGGATTGTGCGCGGCGAGTTCCTTTCCCTCCGGGAAAAGGAGTTCGTGGAGGCGGCGAAGTCCGTAGGCGCCAGCTCGGCCCGGATCATCTTCAAGCACATCCTGCCCAACACCGTGGGCGTCATCATCGTCTCGGCCACGCTCGCCATCTCCGGCGCCATCCTGCTGGAAACCGCGCTCGGCTTCCTGGGCCTGGGCGTGCAGGAGCCGGACACCTCGCTGGGCAAGCTGATCAATGAAAACCGGTCAGCCATGACCGTGCGCCCGTGGGTCTTCCTTTGGCCCGGCGTGTTTATCGTGGCCATTGCCCTCGCCGTCAACTTCATCGGCGACGGGCTCCGGGATGCGTTTGATCCCCGACAGACAAGGAACAAGCAATGACCTCCACACCGGTATACAGCGACACCCCGGCAACGGGAACCGGTTCCCCCATCCTTGAGGTCACCGGACTCGGCGTCGATTTCAACGTTGACAACGAATGGGTCATGGCCGCCGAAGACGTGAACTACAAGGTTTATCCCGGGGAGATCCTGGCCATCGTCGGCGAATCCGGCTCGGGAAAGAGCATGTCCTCCATGGCACTGCTCGGCCTGCTGCCCGGCAACGGGCGGTCCACAGGCAGTGCGAAACTGCACGGCAAGGAACTCATCGGCGCCCCGCAGTCGGCGCTGCGGAAGATCCGCGGCAATGACATTGCCATGATTTTCCAGGAGCCCATGACGGCCTTGAACCCGGTCCTCACGGTGGGTGAACAGGTGAAGGAGATCATCGAGCAGCACACCGATGCGTCCCCCGCCGATGCCAAGGCACGCGCCATTGAGCTGCTGCGCATGGTGGAGATTCCGGATCCGGAGACCCGTTACGACAGCTACCCGCACCAGTTCTCCGGCGGGCAGCGCCAGCGGGCCATGATTGCCATTGCCATTGCCAATGATCCGATCCTGCTGATCGCCGATGAACCCACGACCGCCCTGGACGTCACGGTCCAGGCGGAAGTACTGGAACTGCTGCGCAAGCTCAACAAACGCCTGAACAGCGCCATCCTGCTCATCACCCATGACATGGGCGTAGTGGCCGACCTTGCGGACAACGTGGTGGTGATGCAAAACGGGCGGATCGTGGAAGCCTCCGCCGTGGTGGATCTCTTCGCTGCACCGCAGCAGGACTACACCAAGGCCCTGCTCGACGCCGTGCCGCACCTCGGTTCCAAGGTGGGCGGCGTACTGGCAGCCGTCGAGGTGGAGGATGACGGATCCCTTCAGATCACCGACGCACCCCTGTCGGTCATGAAGGCCTCCGAGGAAGTGGCCGAACCGACGTCGTCGCAGACGCCCGCCCTGCAGCTCGAGAACGTGGCCATCGAGTATCCCGGGCGGTTCCGCACCCCGGCCTTCCGCGCCGTTTCCGACGTTTCCTTCACGATCATGCCCGGCGAAGTCATGGGCCTCGTGGGCGAATCCGGCTCGGGAAAGTCCACCATCGGGCGCGCTGTCACCGGCCTGCTGCCGGTGGCCGACGGTAGCGTCCGGATCAACGGAACAGACATCGCGGGGCTGTCACCGAAAAAAATGCGGCCGCTCCGGCGGAAGTTCGCCATCGTCTTCCAGGACCCGGCAGCATCGCTGAATCCGCGGATGTCCATCGGCGAGAGCATCGGCGAGCCGCTGTTCCTGCATGAGAAGCTGTCCAAGGCCGAACTGGATAACCGGGTGGCGAACCTGCTCGATGACGTCCAGCTGCCCAAGAGCTTCCGTAACCGGTACCCGCACGAACTCTCCGGCGGCCAGCGCCAGCGGGTGGGGATTGCCCGGGCGCTCTCGCTGCGGCCGTCCCTGCTCGTGGCGGACGAGCCGACGTCGGCGCTGGATGTGTCAGTGCAGGCACGGGTGCTGGCGCTGCTGCAGGACCTGCAGAAGGAGTACGGCTTCGCCTGCCTGTTCGTCAGCCATGACCTGGCGGTGGTCGAAATCCTGGCCAGCCATATCGCCGTGCTGAACAAGGGCAGGATGGTGGAGCAGGGTTCCACCGAGCAGGTCCTGAAGTACCCGCAGGATCCGTACACGCGGCGCCTGCTGGCAGCGGCACCGGTGCCGGACCCGGCCGAACAGGCCTACCGCCGCGAGCAGCGCCACGCGCTCCTCGCGGCCGGCAACACCGAATAGGGCACGTTGCCGAACAGGTAAACACAGCAGAACGAAACCGCGGCGGCGGCGTCAGTGGCGGAAGACCATCTTCCCCACGGCGCCGCCGTCGTCGTTGTCAGGGTTCCGTTGCCGGTCTGGAACTAAGTTGGACTATGTTGGGGTGGGAAGACAGTGTCGCGACTCACACTCGGCCGCGGTGCAGCTTCGCAATTCACGGTGCAAAGGAGCATTCCATGATGGTTCGCGAGCTATCGCATTACGTTGACGGACAGCATGTCGGAGGCACTTCCGGGCGCTTCAGCGATGTCTACGATCCCTGCACCGGCGAGGTCCAGGCAAGGGTGCCCCTGGCCAGCACCGAGGAAGTCCGCAACGTTGTTTCCAACGCGGAGAAGGGCCAGCTGGAATGGGTGGCCATGAATCCGCAGCGGCGCGGACGGATCCTGCTTCGGTTCGTTGACCTGGTGAACCGGAACATAGATGAACTGGCCACCCTGCTGTCCTCGGAGCACGGCAAGACCCTCCTCGATGCGAAGGGCGACATCCAACGGGGCATCGAGGTGGTGGAATTCGCTGCCGGCGCCCCGCACCTGCTCAAGGGTGAATTCTCGGACAACGCGGGGGCCGGCATCGATGTCCACTCGCTGCGCCAGCCGCTCGGCGTCGTAGCCGGAATCACACCGTTCAACTTTCCGGCCATGATTCCGCTGTGGAAATCCGGACCGGCACTGGCTGCAGGCAATTCCTTCATCCTCAAGCCCTCCGAGCGGGACCCTTCGGTGCCGCTGCGCCTCGCCGAGCTCTTTACGGAGGCAGGCCTTCCGGCCGGTGTCTTCAATGTGGTCAACGGTGACAAGGAAGCGGTTGATGCCCTGCTGGAGGATCCGAGGGTCTCTGCCATCGGCTTTGTCGGCTCCACCCCCATTGCGCAGTACATCTATGCCACTGCCGCTGCACACGGAAAGCGCGCCCAGTGCTTCGGCGGCGCGAAAAACCACATGGTGATCATGCCGGATGCCGACCTGGATATGGCAGCAGATGCCCTGATCGGGGCCGGCTTCGGTTCCGCCGGTGAACGCTGCATGGCGATCTCCGTGGCCGTGCCGGTCGGCAAGGCCACCGGCGACGCGCTCGTTGCGAAGCTTGAGGAGCGGATCGCAGGTCTGAAGGTTGGCCACAGCCTCGCAGATGATTCGGATTTCGGCCCGGTGGTCGCGGCTTCCGCGAAGGAACGGATCGAAGGGTACATCCAGGCCGGCGTGGATGAGGGCGCCACCCTGCTGGCCGACGGGCGCGGCCTCGCGGTAGAGGGCTACGAGGGCGGCTTCTGGGTGGGGCCCACCCTCTTCGACCACGTCACCAAGGACATGACCATCTACAAGGAAGAGATCTTCGGTCCCGTGCTCAGCGTGCTCCGGGCAGAGGACTACGACGAGGCCCTCCGCCTGTGCAGCGAGCACGAGTTCGGCAACGGAGTGGCCATCTTCACCAGGGACGGCGACTCCGCCCGTGATTTCGCAAGCCGCGTCCAGGTCGGCATGGTGGGCATCAACGTCCCCATCCCGGTCCCCATCGCCTACTACACCTTCGGCGGCTGGAAGGCTTCCGGATTCGGCGACCTCAACCAGCACGGCGCGGACGCCTTCCGCTTCTATACCAAGACCAAGACGGTCACCACGCGCTGGCCGTCGGGGATCCGCACCGGTGCCAGCTTCGTTATGCCGGAAGGCAGCTGATGGGCCCCGGGACGCCTGTCACGGACGAGGTGCTGTTCGAATGCCGCGGCCGGCTGGGCGTGATCACGCTTAACCGCCCCCGAGCGGTCAATGCGCTGACGGCCGGCATGGCATCGGCCATGCTGGAGCAGCTCAGGCTTTGGGCCGGCGACGACGCCGTCGCGGCCGTGCTGGTACGGGGCTCCGGCGAACGGGGGTTGTGCGCGGGCGGCGACATAGTGGCCATCTACCGCGACATGCTCGACGGCGGCACTGCCACGGCCGCCTTCTGGGCGGAGGAATACACGCTCAACTCGCTTATTTCGAACTACCCCAAGCCTTATGTGGCCTTTATGGACGGGCTGGTGCTCGGGGGCGGAGTGGGTATTTCCGCCCACGGCTCCATCCGGATCGTCACGGAGCGGACCCGGCTGGGCATGCCGGAAACCACCATCGGCTTCGTGCCCGACGTCGGCGGAACCCTGCTGCTCTCCCGCGCGCCCGGGGAGGCCGGCACCCATGCAGCACTGACCGGCGCCCATCTGAACGCCGCCGATGCGGTGTACCTGGGGTTCGCGGACCGCTTCGTTCCGTCGGCGAAGCTGGCGGACCTCGCCCAGTCGCTCGAAAGCGAACCCGTGGACTCCGCCGTCGCACGCTTCGCAGAGGAGGCCCCGCCGTCCGGACTCGCAGGGCAGGACTGGATAGACACCTGCTATGCGGGGAACGATGCCGAGGAGATTCTGCGGCGGCTGCGGGCTTTCGACGGGCAGGCCCGGGAGGAAGCGGCCAAGGCTGCCGAGGCAATAGCAGCGAAGTCACCCACCGCGGTGAAAGTGGCGCTGGAATCGCTGCGCCGGGTGAAGGGGCTGGGCCTGGAGGAAGCCCTGGAACAGGAGTACCGGGTGGGCCTGAGGTTCCTCGCCGGGCCCGATTTCCGGGAGGGCATCCGTGCCCAGGTGGTGGATAAGGACTATTCCCCGCACTGGCGGCCTGCCACGCTGGCCGAGGTCAGCGGCGAGGACGTCGAATCCTATTTCGCGCCGCTGGGGAACCGTGAACTGATACTTTCCAAGGAGCACAACAATGTCTGAACCATTCGCTTCGGCACTGAACGCCGAGGAGCAGGCCGCTCCGGTCGCCTTCCTCGGGCTGGGCCACATGGGCGGGCCGATGGCCGTTCGACTCGTGAACGCCGGATACTCCGTAACCGGCTTCGATGTGGTGCCCGCCGCCCTCGAAACGGCTGAGGCAAACGGCATCGCCACGGCCGGCAGCGCCGCCGCGGCGGTGGCCGGCGCCGGCGTCGTCCTCACCATGCTGCCCAGCGGCAAACATCTGCTGGATGCGTATCGGGGCACCGGAGGCCAGCCGGGCCTGCTCGCCGCTGCCGCACCGAATACCCTTTTCCTGGATTGCTCCACCATCAACGTGGAGGAAGCCCGGGAAGCGGCAGAGCTCGCGGTTGCCGCCGGCCACCGTGCCGTAGACGCACCGGTCTCCGGCGGCGTCGTGGGTGCCGAGGCAGGCACTTTGACGTTTATGGTGGGCGCGTTGCCGGCGGACTTCAAGGCAGTCAGCCCGATGCTCGAAGTGATGGGCCGGCGCGTAGTGCACTGCGGAGATCACGGCGCAGGCCAAGCCGCCAAGATCTGCAACAACATGATCCTCGGAATCTCGATGATCGCGGTCAGCGAAGCCTTCGTGCTGGGCGAAAAGCTGGGCCTGACCCACCAGGCCCTCTTCGATGTTGCCTCGGCAGCCTCCGGCCAGTGCTGGGCGCTGACCACCAACTGTCCCGTGCCGGGTCCGGTGCCCGCCAGCCCCGCCAACCGCGACTACCAGCCGGGTTTCGCCGGAGCCCTGATGGCGAAGGACCTGAAGCTCGCCCTCAACGCACTCGAAAGCACGGGTGTCGCCGCGCAGTTAGGACCGCTCGCTTCTGCAATTTACGATGACTTTGCTGCGGAAGGCGGCGCGGGCCGGGATTTCTCCGGGATCATCACCGATATCCGGGACAAGTCCGCGCCCTAGCTTTTTGCGCACCGGACAAACGACACGATTTGAAACAGCAGCTGAAGGGCCAGACATGACGGAGCAGTACACCAGCATTCTCGTAGAACAGCGCGGGCGGGTGGGGCTCGTAACGCTCAACCGGCCCGAGGCGCTGAACGCGCTGAACAAGGCAACCATGGACGAACTCGTGAGGGCCGTGTCCGCCATGGATGCCGATCCCGCAATCGGGGCGGTCGTGGTGACCGGGTCCGGCAAGGCCTTCGCGGCCGGGGCGGATATCAAGGAAATGCAGTCCAAGGGCTACATGGACATGTATGCCGCGGACTGGTTCCGCGGCTGGGAAGACTTCACCCGCCTGCGCATCCCGGTGATAGCTGCAGTGTCCGGATTCGCCCTCGGCGGCGGCTGCGAGCTCGCGATGATGTGCGATTTCATTATTGCCGGTGACAATGCCAAATTCGGCCAGCCCGAAATCAATCTCGGAGTGCTCCCCGGGATGGGCGGCTCCCAGCGGCTCACCCGCGCCGTGGGAAAGTCCAAGGCGATGGACATGATCCTGACCGGGCGCTTCATGGGCGCCGAGGAAGCCGAACGCGCCGGCCTCGTTTCCCGGGTAGTCCCGGCGGCTGACGTGGTCGAGGAAGCGATGGAAGCCGCCGAGGCCATTGCCTCCAAGTCCAAGCCGGTAGCCATGGTTGCCAAGGAAGCCGTCAACGCAGCGTTCGAGACAGGGCTGGCCCAGGGAGTGCTCTTCGAACGGCGTGTCTTCCACTCGCTGTTCGCCACCGAGGACCAGAAGGAAGGCATGGCCGCCTTCGTCGAGAAGCGCAAGCCGGACTTCACCCACCGCTGAGGCGGCGCGTCCGGCCGTGCCGGTCAGTCGCTGAAGTCGCCGGCGTTCCTGCGGAAGCTGCCGAGGATCTGGATCAGCTGGTCCACATCCTGCTCGCCGAATCCGGACTGTGCGAACACCGCGGAGTTCAGGGCCAGGGTGGCCTGCTTGGCCAGCGTCCGCCCCTCCGGAGTGAGCTCAATCAGGGTGGTACGCCCGTCTGTGGGATGCGGTGAGCGGATCACCAGTTCCGCGTCCTGCAGACGGTCGACGGCGTTCGTCACCGAAGTGGGGTGCACCTGGAGAAGCGCACTGGCCTTGTTCATGGGCAGCGCGCCGCTGCGGGCAAAGCTGAGCAGGGTGAGGAGTTCATAGCGGGCAAACGTCAGCCCGAACGGCTTCAGGACCCCCTCAATCCGGGCCAGCAGAATCTGCTGGGTCCGCATGATGGCAGTGATGGCAGCCATCGGTGCGGCGACGTCGGACCAACCGTGCCGTTCCCAATTTCCCCTGGCATCCGCAATGGGATCACGCGGCAGCGGCGTTGCCACGGCACCCCCGGCTTCCCGTTATGGATTTCATAGGCCCAGCCTAGCTTTTCAGCGTCGGAAAGTCGGCTTCGGCGGCTCGGGGCCTGCCGACGAGCTCCGCGTTCCGGGCCCTGCCCGGCCACCGGCGGGATGGTGATCTACATCACGCTGCAATATAGTAGGACGTCCAAGGGTTAGGCGGAGCCGGTTCATTTCATACCGGATCACTACGAAGGGATGCTCCCCCGTGCAGACACAGAGACGTGCCACCGGACAGAACCGCACGGAGGCGGACAACGCGTTCGTCCCGCCTTTCCCGGACGTTGACCTCATGTACGTCGTTGACCTGCTTCCGCCGGAGGAACAGTCCCGCTATCTCGAGGTCCGCAGCTTCCTCCAGTCCCGGATCCGGGGCGCTTCGATCGATTACTGGAACAGGGAGGAATTCCCCTTCGAGCTGGTCGCGGAGCTGGGCAAGTACGGCCTCGGCGCCCTGCAGACAGACGGCACCTCGAAGCTGTTCAAGGGACTTATGTACGCGGAAGTGGCGCGGGCCGATGTTTCCCTCTCCGCCCTGGTGGGGATCCACAACGAGCTGATCGTCGGCATGGTTCACCAGCTCGGCTCGGAGGAGCAGAAGGCGCGCTGGCTGCCGGGCCTCACCGCCCTCACGCAGATCGGCGCCTTCGCCCTGACCGAACCCGATCACGGCTCGGACATAGCCGGCGGGCTGGCCACCACCGCGCGCCGCGAGGGGGACGAGTGGGTGATCAACGGCGCCAAGCGGTGGATCGGCGCCGGCACCATCGCCGACTTTGCCCTGGTCTGGGCGCGGGACGCCGCCGACCAGCAGATAAAGTGCTTCCTCGTCGAAACGGACCGTCCCGGCTACACCGCCGCAAAGATCGCAAACAAGATCGGCCTGCGCATTATGCAGAACGCGGACATCGTCCTCGACGACGTCCGCATCCCGGCGGCGAACCTCCTGCCGGGTGCCACCGATTTTTCCAAAGCCAATGAGCTGCTGCGCGATTCGCGTGCCTGGGTGGGCTGGCAGGCC is a window of Arthrobacter sp. zg-Y1171 DNA encoding:
- a CDS encoding acyl-CoA dehydrogenase family protein — its product is MYVVDLLPPEEQSRYLEVRSFLQSRIRGASIDYWNREEFPFELVAELGKYGLGALQTDGTSKLFKGLMYAEVARADVSLSALVGIHNELIVGMVHQLGSEEQKARWLPGLTALTQIGAFALTEPDHGSDIAGGLATTARREGDEWVINGAKRWIGAGTIADFALVWARDAADQQIKCFLVETDRPGYTAAKIANKIGLRIMQNADIVLDDVRIPAANLLPGATDFSKANELLRDSRAWVGWQAAGIQLAAFDVARSYALSRKQFGKELARFQLIQQQLAEILGNASVSLALMAQLARIQQDGKLEMVQAAMAKSTTTRLARASVAMGRSLLGGNGISTDYEMGKLFGDAEILYTYEGSYEINSLIVARAVTGKSAFV